In Phytoactinopolyspora mesophila, the following are encoded in one genomic region:
- a CDS encoding response regulator transcription factor, giving the protein MLADDENLVRSAMRALLALEDDIDVVAEAASGAEAVAMARTHRPDVAVLDLQMPDMDGISVAETIHVDLDSCRTMIVTSHGRPGYLKRALSAGVRGFLPKTVSGSALADVVRTLHAGGRYVDPELAAEAIGAGESPLTAREADVLELAADGAPVEEIAERAALTPGTVRNYLSAATAKLGAANRHEAVHVARRHGWI; this is encoded by the coding sequence ATGCTGGCCGACGACGAGAACCTGGTCCGCAGCGCCATGCGTGCTCTGCTGGCGCTCGAGGACGACATCGACGTCGTTGCCGAGGCCGCTTCCGGTGCCGAAGCCGTGGCCATGGCCCGGACACACCGTCCGGATGTCGCGGTGCTCGACCTGCAAATGCCCGACATGGACGGCATATCGGTGGCCGAGACCATCCACGTCGACCTCGATTCGTGCCGGACGATGATCGTGACCAGCCATGGCCGGCCGGGATATCTGAAACGGGCGTTGTCGGCCGGCGTGCGGGGCTTTCTGCCCAAGACAGTGTCCGGCAGTGCGCTCGCGGACGTGGTGCGGACGTTGCACGCGGGCGGGCGCTATGTCGACCCCGAGCTGGCGGCGGAGGCTATCGGAGCGGGGGAGAGCCCGCTCACCGCCCGTGAGGCCGACGTCCTGGAGCTGGCCGCCGACGGCGCGCCGGTCGAGGAGATCGCCGAACGGGCCGCGCTGACGCCTGGCACGGTCCGCAACTACCTCTCTGCTGCCACCGCCAAGCTCGGTGCGGCCAACCGGCATGAGGCCGTTCACGTGGCCCGTCGCCACGGGTGGATCTGA